A genomic region of Raphanus sativus cultivar WK10039 chromosome 6, ASM80110v3, whole genome shotgun sequence contains the following coding sequences:
- the LOC108809473 gene encoding thioredoxin-like protein CITRX, chloroplastic — MALVQSTALANFNVRLSPVLSTLHAPSSLFLRREIRPLTSPLSSSSSTAGSLSFSPLTHQRKPPLCPPPRGKFVREDYLVRKLSAEELQEVVKGERKVPLIVDFYATWCGPCILMAQELEMLAVEYESNAMIVKVDTDDEYEFARDMQVRGLPTLLFISPDPSKDAIRTEGLIPIQMMRDIIDNDM; from the exons ATGGCTCTAGTTCAATCCACAGCTCTTGCTAACTTCAACGTCCGGTTATCGCCGGTTCTATCCACACTCCACGCTCCGTCGTCTCTCTTCCTCCGGAGGGAAATTCGTCCTTTAACCTCTCCGTTgtcatcctcctcctccaccgccgGGAGCTTGTCCTTCTCGCCGCTGACGCATCAGCGGAAGCCTCCTCTCTGCCCTCCGCCTCGCGGCAAGTTTGTTAGAGAAGATTATCTTGTG AGGAAACTGTCAGCTGAAGAACTTCAGGAGGTGGTGAAAGGAGAGAGGAAGGTGCCGCTCATTGTTGATTTTTATGCCACATGGTGTGGACCTTGTATCTTGATGGCTCAGGAACTCGAAATG CTTGCAGTAGAGTATGAGAGCAATGCAATGATTGTGAAAGTTGATACAGATGATGAGTACGAGTTTGCACGCGACATGCAG GTTAGGGGATTACCTACATTGTTATTCATCAGTCCTGACCCAAGCAAAGATGCAATCAGGACAGAAGGGCTAATTCCAATACAGATGATGCGAGATATCATCGACAACGACATGTGA
- the LOC108809115 gene encoding 60S ribosomal protein L29-1-like produces the protein MAKSKNHTAHNQSAKAHKNGIKKPRRHRHTPTRGMDPKFLRNQRYARKHNVKNGENATAED, from the exons ATGGCCAAGTCGAAGAATCACACGGCGCATAACCAGTCGGCTAAGGCCCACAAGAACGGAATCAAGAAGCCAAGGAGGCACCGTCACACTCCCACCAGAGGG ATGGATCCTAAGTTCTTGAGGAACCAGAGGTACGCAAGGAAGCACAACGTCAAGAACGGCGAGAATGCCACCGCTGAAGACTAA
- the LOC108807525 gene encoding GATA transcription factor 15 codes for MKSKFTSKYATEEEISSSSSNEKKSCAICGTSKTPLWRSGPTGPKSLCNACGIRNKKKKSTVKNKKKNHTRSNPKLGDSLKERLLELGREVMMQRSTAGGDQRRKKLGEEEQAAVLLMALSYASSVYA; via the exons ATGAAAAGCAAGTTCACATCCAAATATGCAACTGAAGAAGagatcagcagcagcagcagcaacgaGAAGAAGAGTTGCGCCATTTGCGGTACTAGCAAAACCCCTCTTTGGCGAAGCGGTCCCACCGGTCCCAAG tCGCTATGTAACGCATGCGGGATcaggaacaagaagaagaaaagtactgtgaagaataagaagaagaatcacACTAGGAGTAATCCAAAGCTCGGTGACTCGTTGAAGGAGAGACTGTTGGAGTTAGGGAGAGAAGTGATGATGCAGCGATCCACGGCTGGAGGAGATCAACGGCGGAAGAAGCTCGGCGAGGAAGAGCAAGCTGCCGTGCTGCTCATGGCTCTCTCTTATGCCTCTTCTGTTTATgcttaa